One Candidatus Cloacimonadota bacterium genomic window, TGGCTGCCGCAGGACCTCAAGCTCGATCCCGCCATAACTCTGCTGGAGCATGTGCGCTCTTCCCGCCTGGACCTGATCTCCCTAGCGGATGAGATCGACCGCCTTTCCCAAAGCCTGGCCACCGCTCACGACCAGGAAACCGAGGCCCGGTTGAACCTTGGCGTGGAGCGCTACACCAGCCTGGGGGGCTACGAATTTGAGAACGAACTGAAGTATGTGCTCACTTCACTGAGCCTGCCGCCGGAGACCTGGAACAAGCGTTGCGGCGATTTCAGCGGCGGTGAGCAAACCCGGATCTGTTTGGCCGCCATCCTGCTGCTGGAGCACGACCTGCTGATCCTGGACGAACCCACCAACCACCTCGATCTGGAAATGATCGCCTGGCTGGAAAGATATCTGCTGAAACAAGGCAAACCCTTTCTGGTCGTATCCCACGACCGCCAGTTCCTGGACAACACCGTGAGCAGCGTCTGGTGCCTGCGTGAGGGCCAGATCAGCGTTACCAAGGGCAATTACAGCTCCTTCAAAGCTGCCGACGAGATCGCCCGCCTCAGCCAGGAACGCCAGTTTGAGCGCCAGCAAAAGCTGATCGCGGAAACCCAGGCCTACATCCAGAAATTCATCGCCGGAACTCGTACCAGTTCAGCCCGTTCGCGCCAAAAGATGCTTGAGCGGATGGAGATCGTGAAAAAACCGGGCCAACAGAGACAGCTCCGCCTGCCCGTGGCGGCCGGAAAACGCAGCGGCAATGACGTTTACACGCTCACCGGCCTCAGTTTCGGCATCCCGCCTGAGCTGGAACTCGCCCGCGAGGTGGACCTCAGGGCCCAATATCAGGACCGCATCTGCGTTTTGGGGCCCAACGGCTGCGGCAAGACCACACTTCTGAACATCCTCCTGGGTGAACACGAGATCATGGGGGGCAGCCTCAAAACCGGGGCCAGCCTCGATATCGGCTATTACGACCAGCATCAGGTGCTGCTGGATGACAGCCTCACGGTGATGGAAACCATCTGGCAGCTTGTACCGCAGGCACCGCAGGGCTATGTGCTCAGTTGGCTGGCGCGCTTCGGCTTCCGCGGCGACGACGTGGAGAAACAAGTCCGCGTGCTCAGCGGCGGTGAGCGTTCCCGGCTTT contains:
- a CDS encoding ATP-binding cassette domain-containing protein — protein: MSLIRARDLSLEFGGNYILNKVNCSLEQNSRVGLIGTNGSGKTTLIRLFLGLLQPVSGEVLRARNCRVAWLPQDLKLDPAITLLEHVRSSRLDLISLADEIDRLSQSLATAHDQETEARLNLGVERYTSLGGYEFENELKYVLTSLSLPPETWNKRCGDFSGGEQTRICLAAILLLEHDLLILDEPTNHLDLEMIAWLERYLLKQGKPFLVVSHDRQFLDNTVSSVWCLREGQISVTKGNYSSFKAADEIARLSQERQFERQQKLIAETQAYIQKFIAGTRTSSARSRQKMLERMEIVKKPGQQRQLRLPVAAGKRSGNDVYTLTGLSFGIPPELELAREVDLRAQYQDRICVLGPNGCGKTTLLNILLGEHEIMGGSLKTGASLDIGYYDQHQVLLDDSLTVMETIWQLVPQAPQGYVLSWLARFGFRGDDVEKQVRVLSGGERSRLFLCQMIHENPNLMILDEPTNHLDIDMTDALLEALKAYTGTVIFVSHDRWFLSELATKFWVFRKKASPAGIYTTVEEPDCEWQKAIELAFEDPELAKVPPPARERKKKINPWYLEQIHLSIEQGGQRLADLQKELESVHMELSRSETYSEPGRLSTLQARMAELEIEIGSVESQIAAWEEQYLRQSYEE